In the genome of Physeter macrocephalus isolate SW-GA chromosome 20, ASM283717v5, whole genome shotgun sequence, one region contains:
- the LOC114484494 gene encoding RRP12-like protein, whose protein sequence is MGAIGKLSDDMRRHFRMKLRNLFTKFIRKFGFELVRKLLPEEYQKVLVNIRKAEARAKKHRALNQAAVEEEVEEEEPIQGKGDSIEEILADSEDEEDEEEERSRGKEQQRLARQRSRAWLKEGGGDEPLNFLDPKVAQRVLATQPGPGRGKKKDHGFKVSADGRLIIREEEDDNAKMEEEEGAKGEDEEMADLMEDVGVRSKKHQKLKQKEADNEELEMPPQYQAGGSGIHRPVAKKTTPGAEYKAKKAKGDVKKKGRLDPYAYIPLSKTKLNRRKKVKLQGQFKGLVRAAQRGSHVGPKLRRKDQRP, encoded by the exons ATGGGAGCCATCGGGAAGCTCTCGGACGACATGCGGCGGCACTTCCGCATGAAGCTTCGGAACCTGTTCACCAAGTTCATCCGCAAGTTCGG GTTCGAGCTGGTGAGGAAGCTTCTGCCAGAGGAGTACCAGAAAGTCCTGGTGAACATCCGGAAAGCAGAGGCCCGGGCCAAGAAACACCGGGCCCTGAACCAGGCCGCAgtggaagaggaggtggaggaggaggagcccatCCAGGGCAAAGGCGACAG CATCGAGGAGATTTTGGCTGACTCAGAGGatgaggaggacgaggaggaggagaggagtcGGGGCAAAGAGCAGCAGAGGCTGGCCCGCCAGAGGAGCCGGGCGTGGCTGAAGGAGGGTGGCGGGGACGAGCCCCTCAACTTCTTGGACCCCAAGGTGGCCCAGCGAGTCCTGG CCACCCAGCCTGGGCCGGGTCGGGGCAAGAAGAAGGACCATGGCTTCAAAGTGAGCGCCGACGGCCGGCTGATCATCCGTGAGGAGGAGGATGACAACgccaagatggaggaagaggaaggcgCTAAAG GGGAGGATGAAGAGATGGCTGACCTGATGGAAGACGTGGGCGTCAGGAGT AAAAAGCACCAGAAGCTCAAGCAGAAAGAGGCTGACAATGAGGAGCTGGAGATGCCCCCTCAGTACCAAG CGGGAGGCTCTGGCATCCATCGCCCTGTGGCCAAGAAGACTACCCCCGGGGCCGAATACAAGGCCAAG AAAGCAAAGGGTGACGTGAAGAAGAAAGGTCGGCTCGACCCGTATGCCTACATCCCCCTCAGTAAAACCAAGCTCAACCGCAG GAAGAAGGTGAAGCTGCAGGGACAGTTCAAAGGCCTGGTGAGAGCTGCCCAGCGGGGCTCCCATGTGGGACCCAAGCTCCGCAGAAAGGATCAACGGCCCTGA